One stretch of Planctomycetia bacterium DNA includes these proteins:
- a CDS encoding transporter: MGFFPMLVSFSVSNFRSIGEEITLTMVASNQYADHPAHIMPLPTVDQKVVRTAVIYGANGAGKSNLVKAIAQAQDMILGRWPQKGSIDPYAFTPDSKTTPSSFEFRFVAADRIFAYGFDICRGSICAEWLAVVSKAGEEPLFERNAEGHTTIHGAAIKKRFGDDGAFLLLLESIAGTDLKDSQLFLNRASEVRANKLGPTMQAIIEWFSHTLVVVPIDGAHEHILRRLSKEPALVTFAEKLLKAVGTGVDGLRLVEQRGVIPDGMRDTLDTMADWSASYPDSDTLLVRDPEVPGRFMVRKLMANHTRDGREYQLPMREESDGTRRLLAIASLLTSGGTQARVFVVDELDRSLHPTLCWRFLELFADSVPGAQRQLIVTTHEAHLLNQELLRRDEYWFMEKDETQQSRLVPLSAYRDVRKDLHLEKGYLNGRFGAVPLIGSADRLQELLAPCAKEMVGDAAQTAEA, encoded by the coding sequence ATGGGTTTCTTCCCCATGCTCGTTTCGTTTTCCGTTTCCAACTTCCGCTCCATCGGCGAGGAAATCACTCTCACGATGGTGGCGAGCAACCAGTATGCGGATCACCCGGCCCACATCATGCCCTTGCCGACGGTAGACCAAAAGGTCGTCCGTACCGCCGTCATCTACGGGGCCAACGGGGCCGGCAAATCCAACCTCGTCAAAGCGATCGCCCAAGCGCAGGACATGATCCTGGGTCGCTGGCCGCAAAAGGGTAGCATCGACCCCTACGCTTTCACGCCCGATAGCAAGACCACGCCTTCGTCCTTTGAGTTTCGTTTTGTCGCGGCGGATCGGATTTTCGCCTACGGATTCGATATCTGCCGCGGTTCGATTTGTGCGGAGTGGCTTGCGGTCGTTTCGAAGGCGGGCGAGGAACCGCTCTTCGAACGCAATGCTGAGGGACACACGACGATTCACGGTGCCGCCATCAAGAAGCGTTTCGGCGACGACGGCGCATTCCTATTGCTGCTTGAGTCGATTGCCGGAACCGATCTCAAGGATTCCCAGTTGTTTCTCAACCGGGCAAGCGAAGTGCGGGCGAACAAACTCGGGCCGACCATGCAGGCCATCATCGAGTGGTTCTCGCACACGCTTGTCGTCGTGCCGATCGACGGGGCTCACGAACACATATTGCGACGACTGTCCAAGGAACCGGCGCTCGTCACGTTTGCTGAGAAGCTCCTCAAAGCCGTAGGCACCGGTGTCGATGGACTGCGTCTGGTAGAGCAGAGAGGAGTGATCCCCGATGGCATGCGCGACACGCTGGACACCATGGCGGATTGGTCGGCCTCCTATCCTGACAGCGATACGCTTCTCGTCCGCGATCCAGAAGTTCCGGGCCGCTTCATGGTCCGCAAGCTCATGGCGAACCATACGCGGGACGGCCGCGAATATCAGCTCCCGATGCGAGAGGAATCCGATGGCACTCGCCGGCTCTTGGCGATCGCCTCGCTGCTGACTTCCGGCGGCACACAGGCCCGCGTGTTCGTTGTCGACGAGCTCGACCGCAGCCTCCATCCGACTTTGTGCTGGCGGTTCCTCGAACTGTTCGCCGACTCCGTGCCCGGGGCACAGCGGCAGCTGATCGTGACAACGCACGAGGCACACCTGCTCAACCAAGAGCTTCTGCGTCGCGATGAATACTGGTTCATGGAAAAGGACGAAACCCAGCAGAGCCGGCTGGTCCCCCTCTCCGCTTACCGCGACGTGCGGAAGGATTTGCATCTCGAGAAGGGATACCTCAATGGACGATTCGGGGCTGTGCCCTTGATTGGATCGGCCGATCGGCTGCAGGAGCTGCTAGCTCCATGCGCGAAGGAGATGGTCGGCGATGCCGCTCAAACCGCGGAAGCTTGA
- a CDS encoding ATPase AAA: MCLCESAGLRGILRGMLTKLTLTNFKLFEKAEIELADRVVFVGPNNSGKTTALQALALWNVGVRKWLERRGDGNVPKERAGVTINRRDLIASPIPAANLLWRDLHVRQSFRDEGRQKTRNVLITLGVDGISAGAAWTATLEFDYANEESFYCRSPISPTGERQEVPPAAGDIRLAYLPPMSGLTPVERRLDDGALQVLIGEGRTAEVLRNLCWKSLQSNEPQWRAIVERMQRLFGVRLLDPEYIAARGEIVMSFRTRGGTELDLSASGRGQQQTLLLLAHMAANPGSVLLLDEPDAHLEVLRQRQMYNELTSAATETGSQIIAASHSEVVLEEAADRDMVVAFVGEPHRIDDRGSQVAKSLKSIGFESYLQAEITGWVLYMEGSTDLAILAAFASLLEHPAAACLEKPFVHYVGNVPAKAREHFHGLRVAKSDLVGIALYDKLDSDPPSDPPLAQLTWRKRELENYLCQRDTLLAWAAARGRELYGPLFAATWRSEMEAAISEITAALTTLKEGDPWGTEIKASDQFLTPLFSRFFERLNLPNLMRKTDYHTLARFVARDQIDAEVTEKLDAIVNVAGRAMPR; this comes from the coding sequence ATGTGTCTTTGCGAATCCGCCGGCCTGCGGGGTATCCTTCGCGGCATGCTGACCAAACTGACTCTCACGAACTTCAAGCTCTTTGAAAAAGCCGAAATTGAGCTGGCCGATCGCGTCGTGTTCGTCGGGCCCAACAACTCTGGCAAAACGACCGCCCTGCAAGCCTTGGCTCTCTGGAACGTCGGCGTTCGCAAGTGGCTGGAACGTCGTGGCGACGGCAACGTCCCCAAGGAGCGGGCCGGCGTCACCATCAATCGCCGCGACCTCATTGCGTCGCCGATACCCGCTGCCAACCTGCTGTGGCGCGATCTCCATGTGCGGCAGAGTTTCCGCGACGAGGGAAGACAAAAAACACGAAACGTGCTCATCACGCTCGGCGTTGATGGAATCTCGGCAGGCGCCGCCTGGACCGCAACGCTCGAGTTCGACTACGCCAACGAAGAATCCTTTTATTGCCGTTCGCCGATCAGCCCGACCGGCGAACGGCAGGAAGTGCCCCCTGCCGCGGGTGACATCCGGCTGGCGTACCTGCCTCCGATGTCGGGCCTGACCCCCGTGGAACGGCGACTGGACGACGGGGCCCTGCAGGTGCTCATCGGCGAGGGGCGAACGGCCGAAGTGCTGAGAAACCTCTGCTGGAAAAGCCTTCAGTCCAACGAGCCGCAGTGGCGTGCGATCGTCGAGCGCATGCAGCGACTCTTTGGCGTCCGTCTGCTTGATCCGGAATACATCGCCGCCCGCGGCGAAATCGTCATGTCGTTCAGGACTCGCGGTGGCACCGAACTGGATTTGTCGGCAAGCGGGCGGGGCCAGCAGCAAACGCTCCTGTTACTCGCGCACATGGCAGCCAACCCCGGCTCCGTGCTGCTCCTCGACGAGCCAGACGCCCACCTGGAAGTGCTGCGGCAACGCCAGATGTACAACGAGCTGACCTCCGCCGCGACCGAAACGGGCAGTCAGATCATCGCCGCGAGTCATTCCGAAGTCGTACTCGAAGAGGCGGCGGATCGTGACATGGTCGTGGCTTTCGTTGGCGAGCCGCACCGCATTGACGACCGCGGCAGCCAGGTTGCAAAGTCGCTCAAGAGCATCGGCTTCGAGAGTTATCTGCAAGCCGAAATCACGGGTTGGGTGCTCTACATGGAGGGTTCGACGGACCTCGCAATCCTCGCCGCGTTCGCTTCGCTCCTCGAGCATCCGGCCGCAGCCTGCCTTGAAAAACCGTTCGTCCACTACGTCGGCAACGTTCCCGCCAAGGCGCGGGAACACTTCCACGGGCTGCGCGTCGCCAAAAGTGATCTCGTCGGAATCGCCCTGTACGACAAGCTCGACTCCGACCCGCCCTCGGACCCCCCTCTCGCCCAGTTGACGTGGCGAAAGCGTGAGCTGGAAAACTATCTCTGCCAGCGCGACACGCTGCTCGCGTGGGCAGCCGCCCGCGGCCGCGAATTGTACGGGCCGCTTTTCGCCGCGACGTGGAGGTCCGAGATGGAGGCCGCCATCTCCGAAATCACGGCCGCGCTGACGACGCTCAAGGAGGGCGATCCTTGGGGAACCGAGATCAAGGCGAGCGACCAGTTCTTGACCCCGCTGTTCAGCCGTTTTTTCGAGCGGCTGAACCTCCCTAATTTGATGCGAAAGACCGACTATCACACGCTGGCCCGCTTCGTAGCACGCGACCAGATTGATGCGGAGGTCACGGAAAAACTCGATGCGATCGTGAACGTAGCTGGCCGCGCGATGCCGCGGTAG
- a CDS encoding restriction endonuclease produces MPIPQFHEIFLPLLRRSADGREWTLAALRGPIADDFGLTDAERAELLPSNTQTRFVNRLCWAKIHLERAGLLTRVRRGVFTISDVGRSVLAEKPTTIDVACLDRYEPYREFRHRRTADDDTGGQPEPPPETSTETPEAVLERAHETLNDELAAELLDEIADHTPTFFEKVVLDLMKAMGYGGLGDAAGRLTSAGADEGIDGLIHEDRLGLETIHLQAKRWKDAVGRPEIHKFVGALHGRRARKGVFVTTSTFTREAIDYAAQIDTKIVLVDGRTLARLMIVHDVGCAPAQAFVVKKLDSDYFVEG; encoded by the coding sequence ATGCCCATCCCCCAGTTCCACGAAATCTTCCTCCCGCTGCTGCGTCGCTCCGCCGACGGCCGGGAGTGGACGCTCGCCGCCCTTCGCGGACCAATTGCCGATGACTTCGGCCTGACCGACGCCGAACGGGCAGAGTTGCTGCCCAGCAACACGCAGACGCGGTTCGTCAACCGCCTCTGTTGGGCCAAGATCCATCTCGAACGGGCCGGTCTCCTCACCCGCGTCCGCCGCGGCGTGTTCACGATCTCCGATGTCGGTCGATCGGTCCTCGCCGAAAAGCCCACCACGATCGACGTCGCCTGTCTCGACCGCTACGAGCCCTACCGCGAGTTTCGCCACCGCCGCACGGCCGACGATGACACAGGCGGGCAGCCTGAGCCGCCTCCCGAGACGTCCACCGAAACCCCCGAGGCTGTCCTCGAACGGGCCCACGAAACACTCAACGACGAGCTCGCCGCCGAACTGCTCGACGAAATCGCCGACCACACGCCAACGTTCTTCGAGAAGGTCGTGCTCGACCTCATGAAGGCCATGGGCTACGGCGGGTTGGGCGACGCCGCCGGCCGGCTCACCAGCGCCGGCGCCGACGAAGGCATCGACGGCCTCATCCACGAAGACCGCCTCGGCCTCGAAACGATTCACCTCCAGGCGAAGCGCTGGAAGGACGCTGTCGGCAGACCGGAGATTCACAAGTTCGTGGGCGCCCTTCACGGCCGCCGGGCACGCAAGGGCGTCTTCGTGACCACGAGCACGTTCACCCGCGAGGCCATCGACTACGCCGCCCAGATCGACACCAAGATCGTCCTCGTGGACGGCCGCACCCTCGCCCGCCTCATGATCGTCCACGACGTCGGCTGCGCCCCCGCCCAGGCATTCGTCGTCAAGAAGCTCGACAGCGACTACTTCGTCGAGGGCTGA